tatggacccttccaactctatgatcctatgattctatttggTTGGGTGCAGGAGTGATGGCAAATTGCATTCTTAACTGGCACTGTCTCCCTTGGGGATCTCTAAAGCAGAAAGTTCGAGAGGTCACTTTCTTAGGCACTCTCTACTAGCTTTCGTTCACCCCTGGTTCGGTTTGCGCCTTGACTAACCCAGCTGCCTATTCctcgtgtctctctctctgcagatgtTTCCAACAGCACAGCCTGTGGCTTCCCATGTGAGGATGGGAGCCAGGTGCCCCTGGGCATGAGGTGTGATGGAAAGCCAGATTGCGCCAACGGCAGTGACGAGAGCAGCTGCGGCTCCAGAAACGTCTCATGTGCACCAGACAAATGGAAGTGCGGCAGCGGAGGCCCTTGCCTGCCCTTAGAGCAGTTCTGCAATTGCTGTCTAGACTACCTGGACAGCGCCAACCAATTGGCTGAGGACTGTGAGGTCCAGGGGGCCCAGCTCAAAGcagcccttccttccttgtcCTGCTCCGAAAACGAGTTCCAGTGTGCTCCGGACGCTTCCTGTTTCCCCCTGGAATGGAGATGCGACGGCCATGCAGATTGTGTCGATAAGCAAGACGAACAGAACTGCGATTTAGGTTTGCCAGCATCTTCAGTGGCAACTAAACCTGGTGAGGCGCATGGCCTgcctgtgtgtggaggggggagcagaTGTACAATGTGTGAGAATGGCTTGGCCTTTTTTTGCGTGTTGCAGTCTGCCTTTGCTTTCAGTctgtgtcaagggcagacagactaacaactggtttctggattaatagaaagctttattgatagcagttcAGCACACCTCAACGTTCATCGTTGATTCTGGTCAATACATGTCAAAGAACACATTTACTCTTtccctttcccgcccaaagttgcACAGTTCCAAGGGAGTAGGagaccccctcccacaggtgccagcctgggcGTCATTCCAAGCAATAGTTAGGCCAtcttggccttgggtgttagacagttcctctCCTCCAGATAACAGCCCAGCAGAAATATGTGCAAAGACTAAATCACAGCAaaagcagacagctcagggttatACAAAAGTTCCCAAAACAGCACACATCACTCCAAGATACACAGGTCAGGtacaaatcatggcaggagtCAGAGCATCCGATCCCTGACAACTTGCAACCGCCCTTCCCTTCAGATCCTTATGTTTCTGGATCCCGTCTCCCTTTTTAATTTCATCCTCTCTAAAGCCCAGTTTACTGTTCTTTGGGATTCTTCCTGGTTCCTAATGGCTATCTTGAAATTGCCGAAAGGTGTTGTGTTGGGCTTCTGGATTTGCAAGGGGCTTGgggaaatgaggaggaggagctttcTGCATGTGGGGCTATCTTCGTCAATCTGGGTTTTCCCTCTTCTTTCAGAGAGCAAGACCTTTCCT
The nucleotide sequence above comes from Paroedura picta isolate Pp20150507F chromosome 4, Ppicta_v3.0, whole genome shotgun sequence. Encoded proteins:
- the CD320 gene encoding CD320 antigen, encoding MGGVRERLSFLVVLLTVAGRACAWAAEADVSNSTACGFPCEDGSQVPLGMRCDGKPDCANGSDESSCGSRNVSCAPDKWKCGSGGPCLPLEQFCNCCLDYLDSANQLAEDCEVQGAQLKAALPSLSCSENEFQCAPDASCFPLEWRCDGHADCVDKQDEQNCDLGLPASSVATKPESKTFPAKRPQRILKDTVYLAAIAIVALLIVMVAGVGAALWKCRRAKCSSSGYKLADWSTA